TTCGATGGATGTAGGTCCGCATCGTGATCTTCTAGGTGAATTATCAAAAGCGGTGAAAAGCGAAGGTTTGCATTTTGGTATTTATCACTCTTTAATGGAATGGTTTAACCCAAGATATTTATCGGATAAAGAAACCGGTTTTCTAACGTCCGAATatgttgaaaataaagttCTTCCTGAATTAAAGGAGGTTATAACAACGTACGAACCGGATATAGTTTGGTCCGATGGTGAATGGGAGGCACAATACACTTATTGGAAATCCACGGATTTTTTGGCATGGCTTTATAACGAAAGTCCggttaaagaaaatgttgtagCTAACGATCGATGGGGTTCGGAAATTTTGTGTAAACACGGCGACTTTTATACTTGTGCTGATCGTTTCAATCCCGGTGTATTACAAACACACAAATGGGAAAATTGCATGACTATCGATCGGTATTCGTGGGGTTATCGTCGAAATGCAAATTTTGAAGATTACATGACAGCTTATGAACTTATTAAAACAATGGTTGAAACTGTTAGTTGCGGCggcaatattttaattaacgttGGTCCTACAAAAGAGGGCACAATCATTCCAGTCTTTCAAGAAAGATTGATGCAATTGGGTGCTTGGTTAAAAGTTAACGGAGAAGCTATTTATGATTCAGTTCCatggaaaaaacaaaatgatacTTTGCATCAAACTTGGTACACTTCTAATGATATGGGTGATACTGTTTATGCTATCAGTTTAATTTGGCCAACCGGAAATGTTATTCAATTAGCTTCTGCTGACGAATTATTTGCTAATTCTACAACTACCGTGCAGTTATTGGGAAATAACGGAAATTTGGCTGtatgatatttcaaaattttattattattataaatacattgtttctttttttagtgGACCAAAACAGTTGATGCAGTTAGTATTGTCTTACCAGACAAGTCATCTGTAAAAGTGGAATATGCCTGGGTGTTGAAGATAAGTA
This genomic stretch from Onthophagus taurus isolate NC chromosome 7, IU_Otau_3.0, whole genome shotgun sequence harbors:
- the LOC111420962 gene encoding alpha-L-fucosidase-like, whose translation is MELSLPPKKELAYNEKSELSIRNTFEGKYINIERTYEPTWESLDTRPLPEWYDKAKVGIFVHWGVYSVPSFGSEWFWINWKGRNISKYEEFMEKNYPPGFQYQEFARDFTAEFYEPEEWAKLFKESGAKYVVLTSKHHEGYTLWPSKQSFSWNSMDVGPHRDLLGELSKAVKSEGLHFGIYHSLMEWFNPRYLSDKETGFLTSEYVENKVLPELKEVITTYEPDIVWSDGEWEAQYTYWKSTDFLAWLYNESPVKENVVANDRWGSEILCKHGDFYTCADRFNPGVLQTHKWENCMTIDRYSWGYRRNANFEDYMTAYELIKTMVETVSCGGNILINVGPTKEGTIIPVFQERLMQLGAWLKVNGEAIYDSVPWKKQNDTLHQTWYTSNDMGDTVYAISLIWPTGNVIQLASADELFANSTTTVQLLGNNGNLAWTKTVDAVSIVLPDKSSVKVEYAWVLKISNFS